A single genomic interval of Burkholderiales bacterium harbors:
- a CDS encoding SHOCT domain-containing protein: protein MHPMAWMWGAGGLIMMLTMLVFWGLVIAALVLAVRWLLTADRRPGRDTALEILRERYARGEIGREEFEARRRDLG, encoded by the coding sequence ATGCATCCGATGGCCTGGATGTGGGGCGCCGGCGGGTTGATCATGATGCTCACGATGCTGGTGTTCTGGGGGCTCGTCATCGCGGCTTTGGTCCTCGCGGTCCGCTGGCTCCTGACGGCCGACCGGCGGCCTGGACGCGACACCGCGCTGGAGATCCTGCGCGAGCGGTACGCCCGCGGGGAGATCGGCCGCGAGGAGTTCGAGGCGCGGCGACGGGACCTCGGCTGA
- a CDS encoding CBS domain-containing protein — MRVADLMSRSPVTIDPRTPVLEARDLMARHRIRHLLVVDGPRLLGIVTDRDIRLNLPSPATSLSVWEITYLLARLTGGEVMSKSLIVVEPELDAREAARIMLDHKIGALPVVSGDRLVGIVTESDFLRAFAAGFVAPVVATAGSA, encoded by the coding sequence ATGCGTGTCGCCGACCTCATGAGTCGCAGCCCGGTCACGATCGACCCCCGCACGCCGGTCCTGGAGGCGCGGGACCTGATGGCCAGGCACCGGATCCGCCACCTGCTGGTGGTGGACGGACCGCGGCTGTTGGGGATCGTGACCGACCGCGACATCCGCCTGAACCTGCCGTCGCCGGCCACCAGCCTGTCGGTGTGGGAGATCACCTACCTGCTGGCCCGGCTGACCGGCGGCGAGGTCATGTCGAAGTCCCTCATCGTGGTCGAGCCCGAGCTGGACGCCCGGGAGGCGGCCCGGATCATGCTCGACCACAAGATCGGAGCGTTGCCGGTGGTCAGCGGCGACCGGCTGGTCGGCATCGTCACCGAGTCCGACTTCCTCCGCGCGTTCGCCGCCGGCTTCGTCGCTCCGGTCGTCGCGACGGCGGGATCGGCCTGA
- a CDS encoding universal stress protein, with the protein MPKTFRRILHPSDFSSASAPAFARALDLARSSRAELILLHVIDDVLPLGPDGYVSPSTWEQIQRSSREYARKGLDRLMARAARAGVKARAVVAEGSAPQQIVRTARARGADLIVMGTHGRGAVAKFFLGSVAERVIATAGCPVLTVRARKAR; encoded by the coding sequence ATGCCGAAGACGTTCCGTCGAATCCTCCACCCGTCGGACTTCTCCAGCGCGTCGGCCCCGGCCTTCGCCCGGGCGCTGGACCTGGCGCGGAGCAGCCGGGCCGAGTTGATCCTGCTTCACGTCATCGACGACGTCCTGCCGCTCGGGCCAGACGGCTACGTGAGCCCGAGCACCTGGGAGCAGATCCAGAGGTCGTCGCGGGAGTACGCGCGCAAGGGGCTCGACCGCCTGATGGCCCGGGCCGCCCGGGCCGGCGTGAAGGCGCGGGCCGTGGTGGCGGAGGGCTCGGCCCCGCAACAGATCGTGCGGACGGCGCGGGCCCGGGGCGCCGACCTGATCGTCATGGGGACGCACGGCCGCGGTGCGGTGGCCAAGTTCTTCCTGGGCAGCGTGGCCGAGCGCGTCATCGCCACCGCCGGCTGTCCGGT